One genomic segment of Limibacillus sp. includes these proteins:
- a CDS encoding MOSC domain-containing protein, translating into MTGMLKEIWRYPVKSLSGEQLQSVPLEPGKRLPEDRRFAIVKGGGSVEPGVTAWASKRSFFNLMSDEKLATLDASYDAEDGTLTLMRDGRQVARGKATEPLGRMLIDQFLGAFLGGAGVSPRLVESAGGAFTDVEEPFVSLINLASLKDLERVLGQVADPRRFRGNLLLEGPLPWVERNWVGKRLRIGEVEMSVAEPIERCAATEVHPEKGLRDLPVLKSLARGFAHMEMGVYARIEKGGLLKAGDPLEILD; encoded by the coding sequence TTCAGTCGGTCCCCCTGGAGCCCGGCAAGCGCCTGCCGGAAGACCGCCGCTTCGCCATCGTCAAGGGCGGCGGTTCGGTCGAGCCGGGGGTGACGGCCTGGGCTTCCAAACGCAGTTTCTTCAATCTGATGAGCGACGAGAAGCTGGCGACCCTGGATGCCAGCTACGATGCCGAGGACGGCACGCTGACGCTGATGCGCGACGGGCGGCAGGTGGCGCGCGGCAAGGCGACCGAGCCGCTGGGCCGCATGCTGATCGACCAGTTCCTGGGCGCCTTTCTTGGCGGTGCCGGCGTGTCGCCGCGCCTGGTGGAATCCGCCGGGGGCGCCTTCACGGACGTCGAGGAGCCCTTTGTCTCGCTGATCAACCTGGCGTCGCTGAAGGACCTTGAGCGGGTTCTGGGACAGGTCGCGGACCCGCGCCGCTTCCGGGGCAACCTTCTGCTCGAAGGACCGCTGCCCTGGGTCGAGCGCAACTGGGTCGGAAAGCGCCTGCGCATCGGCGAGGTGGAGATGAGCGTGGCCGAGCCGATCGAGCGCTGCGCGGCGACGGAGGTCCATCCCGAAAAGGGCCTGCGCGATCTTCCGGTGCTGAAATCTCTGGCGCGCGGCTTTGCCCACATGGAGATGGGCGTCTACGCGCGGATAGAAAAAGGGGGCCTCCTGAAAGCAGGAGACCCCCTCGAAATTCTGGACTAG